A DNA window from Macadamia integrifolia cultivar HAES 741 chromosome 4, SCU_Mint_v3, whole genome shotgun sequence contains the following coding sequences:
- the LOC122076897 gene encoding zinc finger CCCH domain-containing protein 27-like isoform X1 → MVGDMKFEDSSLTGYLVKNLEPLTEADPLILAEYVVALLKKDKPIEELQKLCAENLVEFLGQGTKSFITKLFQVLEGGSIVAPAESLDAIQKVQPHPSFIAEDPAELKILSPKPEGLSPEEKEVSDDEDDDRNHKHRRRESRSQSFDKDAQEEFLSRPNRKRNKPCENGQLYVESDPQPSETRKEYNFSHSERDLSAKFEKRRPGMAVQPCGPLDLDQRMRVNQAFRGETGARFDLSASLGRPSLGRGRGRNSGPWSQHDSRFSSVDMLDFALQMAPQGAAPSLFSGRGLPNAGNAQSGSWSAFGLIPGMPNGSLDTFHPLGLQGTLRPSINPSLSIGIARQRCKDFEERGFCLRGDMCPMEHGVNRIVVEDVQSLSQFNLPVSLPSARLLGLPSATGASTSVSAPSGLLTNSKGLHGKSTKPGTNDGGIGLNGVVSSSAGVGEADLYDPDQPLWNTDRQETSSALLRLPSPKTNDVESLWDTDTSYHHSLRVSDGIDSERPGKNITTTVGSQSAASSVWGRIGTSGIKIETTGANDNAHYALPSLGSHGNKAKEEPSFSGTAYRGKLTFTGDIDPKSMNSSVTPKRRNDYGHNGGRPLQKALRTHFVNGIPQKINKREALLTHFQKFGEVVDIYIPLNSERAFVQFSKREEAEAALKSPDAVMGNRFIKLWWANRDSIPDDGINGGNTVSAVPHGVTTASVQSQPSITDGAKENIPSAPPKVSIPASDVPVPAAVHPKPVAVNGPKAIPPVQKKLENLEVLKEQLRKKQEMLDEKRNVFRRQLDKLEKQATVKGEAASDQAIKRHKVGTATDIAKAASPRPTNPGITGERPGAENSVDKNVGENGASPSSKTSSPLMLQSPKNSKQLSRPSAPIGPPFLVNRFKLDNRPTAFKILPPLPAEFVNIAVLKEHFQSFGDLSAVELGDSDPCPRSAGLDPCAIFSARVIFTTRHAAERAFLNGKCWQGHSLQFAWLATSSNFTSEPGGRENSPIPTPRAPPGAEVPSKTAVSGLSSSSTGKSTSVGSLDVPAAGDGETKNSEGIKGGAEGMEVVEGFRSSSTPVSSSETHSPKSDALMVEEGINVSSMHTEPFNAQGSDTVIEGA, encoded by the exons GTACAAAGTCTTTCATCACAAAGTTGTTCCAGGTCCTAGAGGGTGGTTCTATTGTAGCACCTGCCGAGAGTTTGGATGCCATCCAGAAGGTTCAACCACATCCATCCTTCATTGCAGAAGATCCAGCAGAACTGAAAATTTTGTCTCCAAAGCCTGAGGGCCTTTCTCCTGAGGAgaaagaggtcagtgatgatgaagatgatgatcgTAACCATAAGCATCGTAGAAGGGAGTCAAGATCTCAGTCTTTTGACAAAGATGCACAGGAAGAATTCTTGAGCAGGCCAAATAGAAAGCGTAACAAGCCTTGTGAAAATGGGCAGCTATATGTCGAAAGTGATCCTCAGCCTAGTGAAACACGAAAAGAATATAACTTTTCCCATTCGGAGAGAGATCTCTCTGCAAAGTTTGAAAAACGACGTCCTGGCATGGCAGTACAGCCTTGTGGTCCATTGGATTTGGATCAGAGGATGAGAGTTAACCAGGCATTTCGTGGTGAGACTGGTGCTCGTTTTGATTTATCTGCATCTCTAGGTCGTCCTTCCTTAGGTAGGGGAAGAGGGAGGAATTCTGGCCCCTGGAGCCAACATGATTCCAGGTTCAGCTCTGTGGACATGCTTGATTTTGCATTACAAATGGCTCCACAAGGAGCTGCACCTAGTCTATTTTCAGGAAGGGGATTGCCAAATGCTGGAAATGCACAGAGTGGATCCTGGAGTGCATTTGGCTTAATTCCAGGAATGCCCAATGGAAGCCTTGATACATTCCATCCTCTTGGTTTGCAAGGAACACTCAGACCTTCAATCAATCCTTCCTTGAGTATTGGCATTGCCCGCCAACGGTGTAAAGATTTTGAGGAACGTGGATTTTGTTTGAGAGGGGATATGTGCCCAATGGAGCATGGTGTAAATCGGATTGTTGTTGAAGATGTTCAG AGCCTCTCACAGTTCAATCTCCCTGTTTCGCTTCCAAGTGCACGCCTATTGGGGCTACCTTCTGCAACGGGAGCTTCAACTTCAGTTAGTGCTCCTTCAGGCCTGTTGACAAATAGCAAAGGTTTGCATGGTAAAAGTACTAAACCTGGGACAAATGATGGTGGAATAGGCTTGAATGGAGTAGTATCTTCTTCTGCTGGTGTGGGTGAAGCTGACCTCTATGATCCTGACCAGCCTCTGTGGAATACTGACCGTCAAGAGACATCAAGCGCTCTTTTAAGGCTCCCTTCCCCTAAGACTAATGACGTTGAGTCCTTATGGGATACTGATACTTCTTATCATCACAGCTTAAGGGTTTCTGATGGCATTGACAGTGAAAGGCCAGGTAAAAACATTACGACGACTGTTGGTTCACAGAGTGCAGCTTCTTCTGTTTGGGGACGAATTGGGACTTCGGgaattaaaatagaaactacagGGGCAAATGATAATGCACATTATGCACTACCTTCCCTGGGTTCTCATGGGAATAAAGCAAAGGAAGAGCCAAGTTTTTCAGGTACTGCTTATCGAGGGAAACTGACTTTTACGGGGGACATTGATCCAAAATCTATGAATTCTTCTGTTACTCCAAAGCGACGAAATGATTATGGGCATAATGGTGGGCGACCATTGCAGAAGGCCTTACGTACGCATTTTGTTAATGGTATTCCTCAAAAAATCAACAAGAGGGAGGCCCTTCTTACACATTTCCAAAAATTTGGGGAGGTTGTTGACATTTATATTCCACTGAATAGTGAAAGAGCTTTTGTTCAGTTCTCTAAAAGAGAAGAGGCAGAGGCTGCTCTGAAGTCACCTGATGCTGTGATGGGCAACCGTTTCATCAAGTTGTGGTGGGCTAATAGGGACAGCATTCCTGATGATGGCATAAACGGTGGCAATACTGTATCAGCAGTTCCCCATGGTGTTACAACTGCTTCTGTTCAATCTCAGCCATCTATTACTGatggagcaaaagaaaatatcccATCTGCACCTCCAAAGGTCAGTATACCTGCATCCGATGTTCCAGTGCCTGCTGCTGTTCACCCTAAACCTGTTGCGGTAAATGGTCCCAAGGCTATCCCTCCTGTGCAAAAGAAGCTAGAAAATTTGGAGGTTTTAAAGGAGCAACTCCGCAAAAAGCAGGAAATGCTGGACGAGAAACGCAATGTTTTCCGCCGCCAGCTGGATAAGCTTGAAAAACAA GCTACAGTCAAGGGTGAAGCAGCTTCTGACCAAGCTATTAAGAGACATAAAGTGGGGACTGCAACTGATATTGCGAAGGCTGCTAGTCCACGTCCCACAAATCCTGGTATTACTGGAGAAAGACCCGGTGCTGAAAATTCAGTGGATAAAAATGTGGGGGAGAATGGTGCATCTCCCAGTTCAAAAACAAGCTCACCCCTGATGTTACAGTCGCCTAAGAATTCCAAGCAGCTAAGTCGCCCATCTGCACCAATAGGGCCTCCCTTTCTGGTGAATAGGTTCAAGTTGGACAACCGCCCTACTGCATTTAAAATTCTTCCGCCTTTACCAGCTGAGTTTGTAAAT ATTGCTGTTTTGAAGGAACATTTTCAATCATTCGGTGATCTCTCTGCAGTTGAACTAGGTGATTCAGACCCTTGTCCTCGATCGGCTGGTTTGGATCCATGCGCAATTTTTTCTGCTCGTGTAATTTTCACAACGCGTCATGCAGCTGAGAGGGCATTCTTAAATGGTAAATGTTGGCAAGGCCACAGCTTACAGTTTGCGTGGCTGGCTACTTCCAGTAATTTTACCAGTGAGCCAGGTGGCAGAGAAAATTCTCCCATTCCTACTCCCAGGGCCCCCCCAGGAGCTGAAGTTCCTAGTAAGACAGCAGTATCTGGGTTGTCTTCATCAAGTACAGGAAAATCAACAAGTGTTGGTTCGCTGGATGTTCCTGCAGCTGGGGATGGTGAGACTAAGAATTCTGAAGGGATAAAGGGTGGAGCCGAGGGTATGGAAGTGGTAGAAGGTTTCCGGTCCAGTTCTACTCCTGTGTCCTCAAGTGAGACTCATTCGCCTAAAAGTGATGCTTTGATGGTTGAGGAAGGCATAAATGTCAGTTCTATGCATACAG AGCCTTTTAATGCTCAAGGATCCGATACTGTGATTGAGGGAGCATGA
- the LOC122076897 gene encoding zinc finger CCCH domain-containing protein 27-like isoform X3: MVGDMKFEDSSLTGYLVKNLEPLTEADPLILAEYVVALLKKDKPIEELQKLCAENLVEFLGQGTKSFITKLFQVLEGGSIVAPAESLDAIQKVQPHPSFIAEDPAELKILSPKPEGLSPEEKEVSDDEDDDRNHKHRRRESRSQSFDKDAQEEFLSRPNRKRNKPCENGQLYVESDPQPSETRKEYNFSHSERDLSAKFEKRRPGMAVQPCGPLDLDQRMRVNQAFRGETGARFDLSASLGRPSLGRGRGRNSGPWSQHDSRFSSVDMLDFALQMAPQGAAPSLFSGRGLPNAGNAQSGSWSAFGLIPGMPNGSLDTFHPLGLQGTLRPSINPSLSIGIARQRCKDFEERGFCLRGDMCPMEHGVNRIVVEDVQSLSQFNLPVSLPSARLLGLPSATGASTSVSAPSGLLTNSKGLHGKSTKPGTNDGGIGLNGVVSSSAGVGEADLYDPDQPLWNTDRQETSSALLRLPSPKTNDVESLWDTDTSYHHSLRVSDGIDSERPGKNITTTVGSQSAASSVWGRIGTSGIKIETTGANDNAHYALPSLGSHGNKAKEEPSFSGTAYRGKLTFTGDIDPKSMNSSVTPKRRNDYGHNGGRPLQKALRTHFVNGIPQKINKREALLTHFQKFGEVVDIYIPLNSERAFVQFSKREEAEAALKSPDAVMGNRFIKLWWANRDSIPDDGINGGNTVSAVPHGVTTASVQSQPSITDGAKENIPSAPPKVSIPASDVPVPAAVHPKPVAVNGPKAIPPVQKKLENLEVLKEQLRKKQEMLDEKRNVFRRQLDKLEKQATVKGEAASDQAIKRHKVGTATDIAKAASPRPTNPGITGERPGAENSVDKNVGENGASPSSKTSSPLMLQSPKNSKQLSRPSAPIGPPFLVNRFKLDNRPTAFKILPPLPAEFVNANCCFEGTFSIIR, from the exons GTACAAAGTCTTTCATCACAAAGTTGTTCCAGGTCCTAGAGGGTGGTTCTATTGTAGCACCTGCCGAGAGTTTGGATGCCATCCAGAAGGTTCAACCACATCCATCCTTCATTGCAGAAGATCCAGCAGAACTGAAAATTTTGTCTCCAAAGCCTGAGGGCCTTTCTCCTGAGGAgaaagaggtcagtgatgatgaagatgatgatcgTAACCATAAGCATCGTAGAAGGGAGTCAAGATCTCAGTCTTTTGACAAAGATGCACAGGAAGAATTCTTGAGCAGGCCAAATAGAAAGCGTAACAAGCCTTGTGAAAATGGGCAGCTATATGTCGAAAGTGATCCTCAGCCTAGTGAAACACGAAAAGAATATAACTTTTCCCATTCGGAGAGAGATCTCTCTGCAAAGTTTGAAAAACGACGTCCTGGCATGGCAGTACAGCCTTGTGGTCCATTGGATTTGGATCAGAGGATGAGAGTTAACCAGGCATTTCGTGGTGAGACTGGTGCTCGTTTTGATTTATCTGCATCTCTAGGTCGTCCTTCCTTAGGTAGGGGAAGAGGGAGGAATTCTGGCCCCTGGAGCCAACATGATTCCAGGTTCAGCTCTGTGGACATGCTTGATTTTGCATTACAAATGGCTCCACAAGGAGCTGCACCTAGTCTATTTTCAGGAAGGGGATTGCCAAATGCTGGAAATGCACAGAGTGGATCCTGGAGTGCATTTGGCTTAATTCCAGGAATGCCCAATGGAAGCCTTGATACATTCCATCCTCTTGGTTTGCAAGGAACACTCAGACCTTCAATCAATCCTTCCTTGAGTATTGGCATTGCCCGCCAACGGTGTAAAGATTTTGAGGAACGTGGATTTTGTTTGAGAGGGGATATGTGCCCAATGGAGCATGGTGTAAATCGGATTGTTGTTGAAGATGTTCAG AGCCTCTCACAGTTCAATCTCCCTGTTTCGCTTCCAAGTGCACGCCTATTGGGGCTACCTTCTGCAACGGGAGCTTCAACTTCAGTTAGTGCTCCTTCAGGCCTGTTGACAAATAGCAAAGGTTTGCATGGTAAAAGTACTAAACCTGGGACAAATGATGGTGGAATAGGCTTGAATGGAGTAGTATCTTCTTCTGCTGGTGTGGGTGAAGCTGACCTCTATGATCCTGACCAGCCTCTGTGGAATACTGACCGTCAAGAGACATCAAGCGCTCTTTTAAGGCTCCCTTCCCCTAAGACTAATGACGTTGAGTCCTTATGGGATACTGATACTTCTTATCATCACAGCTTAAGGGTTTCTGATGGCATTGACAGTGAAAGGCCAGGTAAAAACATTACGACGACTGTTGGTTCACAGAGTGCAGCTTCTTCTGTTTGGGGACGAATTGGGACTTCGGgaattaaaatagaaactacagGGGCAAATGATAATGCACATTATGCACTACCTTCCCTGGGTTCTCATGGGAATAAAGCAAAGGAAGAGCCAAGTTTTTCAGGTACTGCTTATCGAGGGAAACTGACTTTTACGGGGGACATTGATCCAAAATCTATGAATTCTTCTGTTACTCCAAAGCGACGAAATGATTATGGGCATAATGGTGGGCGACCATTGCAGAAGGCCTTACGTACGCATTTTGTTAATGGTATTCCTCAAAAAATCAACAAGAGGGAGGCCCTTCTTACACATTTCCAAAAATTTGGGGAGGTTGTTGACATTTATATTCCACTGAATAGTGAAAGAGCTTTTGTTCAGTTCTCTAAAAGAGAAGAGGCAGAGGCTGCTCTGAAGTCACCTGATGCTGTGATGGGCAACCGTTTCATCAAGTTGTGGTGGGCTAATAGGGACAGCATTCCTGATGATGGCATAAACGGTGGCAATACTGTATCAGCAGTTCCCCATGGTGTTACAACTGCTTCTGTTCAATCTCAGCCATCTATTACTGatggagcaaaagaaaatatcccATCTGCACCTCCAAAGGTCAGTATACCTGCATCCGATGTTCCAGTGCCTGCTGCTGTTCACCCTAAACCTGTTGCGGTAAATGGTCCCAAGGCTATCCCTCCTGTGCAAAAGAAGCTAGAAAATTTGGAGGTTTTAAAGGAGCAACTCCGCAAAAAGCAGGAAATGCTGGACGAGAAACGCAATGTTTTCCGCCGCCAGCTGGATAAGCTTGAAAAACAA GCTACAGTCAAGGGTGAAGCAGCTTCTGACCAAGCTATTAAGAGACATAAAGTGGGGACTGCAACTGATATTGCGAAGGCTGCTAGTCCACGTCCCACAAATCCTGGTATTACTGGAGAAAGACCCGGTGCTGAAAATTCAGTGGATAAAAATGTGGGGGAGAATGGTGCATCTCCCAGTTCAAAAACAAGCTCACCCCTGATGTTACAGTCGCCTAAGAATTCCAAGCAGCTAAGTCGCCCATCTGCACCAATAGGGCCTCCCTTTCTGGTGAATAGGTTCAAGTTGGACAACCGCCCTACTGCATTTAAAATTCTTCCGCCTTTACCAGCTGAGTTTGTAAATGCAA ATTGCTGTTTTGAAGGAACATTTTCAATCATTCGGTGA
- the LOC122076897 gene encoding zinc finger CCCH domain-containing protein 27-like isoform X2: MVGDMKFEDSSLTGYLVKNLEPLTEADPLILAEYVVALLKKDKPIEELQKLCAENLVEFLGQGTKSFITKLFQVLEGGSIVAPAESLDAIQKVQPHPSFIAEDPAELKILSPKPEGLSPEEKEVSDDEDDDRNHKHRRRESRSQSFDKDAQEEFLSRPNRKRNKPCENGQLYVESDPQPSETRKEYNFSHSERDLSAKFEKRRPGMAVQPCGPLDLDQRMRVNQAFRGETGARFDLSASLGRPSLGRGRGRNSGPWSQHDSRFSSVDMLDFALQMAPQGAAPSLFSGRGLPNAGNAQSGSWSAFGLIPGMPNGSLDTFHPLGLQGTLRPSINPSLSIGIARQRCKDFEERGFCLRGDMCPMEHGVNRIVVEDVQSLSQFNLPVSLPSARLLGLPSATGASTSVSAPSGLLTNSKGLHGKSTKPGTNDGGIGLNGVVSSSAGVGEADLYDPDQPLWNTDRQETSSALLRLPSPKTNDVESLWDTDTSYHHSLRVSDGIDSERPGKNITTTVGSQSAASSVWGRIGTSGIKIETTGANDNAHYALPSLGSHGNKAKEEPSFSGTAYRGKLTFTGDIDPKSMNSSVTPKRRNDYGHNGGRPLQKALRTHFVNGIPQKINKREALLTHFQKFGEVVDIYIPLNSERAFVQFSKREEAEAALKSPDAVMGNRFIKLWWANRDSIPDDGINGGNTVSAVPHGVTTASVQSQPSITDGAKENIPSAPPKVSIPASDVPVPAAVHPKPVAVNGPKAIPPVQKKLENLEVLKEQLRKKQEMLDEKRNVFRRQLDKLEKQATVKGEAASDQAIKRHKVGTATDIAKAASPRPTNPGITGERPGAENSVDKNVGENGASPSSKTSSPLMLQSPKNSKQLSRPSAPIGPPFLVNRFKLDNRPTAFKILPPLPAEFVNAIELGDSDPCPRSAGLDPCAIFSARVIFTTRHAAERAFLNGKCWQGHSLQFAWLATSSNFTSEPGGRENSPIPTPRAPPGAEVPSKTAVSGLSSSSTGKSTSVGSLDVPAAGDGETKNSEGIKGGAEGMEVVEGFRSSSTPVSSSETHSPKSDALMVEEGINVSSMHTEPFNAQGSDTVIEGA, translated from the exons GTACAAAGTCTTTCATCACAAAGTTGTTCCAGGTCCTAGAGGGTGGTTCTATTGTAGCACCTGCCGAGAGTTTGGATGCCATCCAGAAGGTTCAACCACATCCATCCTTCATTGCAGAAGATCCAGCAGAACTGAAAATTTTGTCTCCAAAGCCTGAGGGCCTTTCTCCTGAGGAgaaagaggtcagtgatgatgaagatgatgatcgTAACCATAAGCATCGTAGAAGGGAGTCAAGATCTCAGTCTTTTGACAAAGATGCACAGGAAGAATTCTTGAGCAGGCCAAATAGAAAGCGTAACAAGCCTTGTGAAAATGGGCAGCTATATGTCGAAAGTGATCCTCAGCCTAGTGAAACACGAAAAGAATATAACTTTTCCCATTCGGAGAGAGATCTCTCTGCAAAGTTTGAAAAACGACGTCCTGGCATGGCAGTACAGCCTTGTGGTCCATTGGATTTGGATCAGAGGATGAGAGTTAACCAGGCATTTCGTGGTGAGACTGGTGCTCGTTTTGATTTATCTGCATCTCTAGGTCGTCCTTCCTTAGGTAGGGGAAGAGGGAGGAATTCTGGCCCCTGGAGCCAACATGATTCCAGGTTCAGCTCTGTGGACATGCTTGATTTTGCATTACAAATGGCTCCACAAGGAGCTGCACCTAGTCTATTTTCAGGAAGGGGATTGCCAAATGCTGGAAATGCACAGAGTGGATCCTGGAGTGCATTTGGCTTAATTCCAGGAATGCCCAATGGAAGCCTTGATACATTCCATCCTCTTGGTTTGCAAGGAACACTCAGACCTTCAATCAATCCTTCCTTGAGTATTGGCATTGCCCGCCAACGGTGTAAAGATTTTGAGGAACGTGGATTTTGTTTGAGAGGGGATATGTGCCCAATGGAGCATGGTGTAAATCGGATTGTTGTTGAAGATGTTCAG AGCCTCTCACAGTTCAATCTCCCTGTTTCGCTTCCAAGTGCACGCCTATTGGGGCTACCTTCTGCAACGGGAGCTTCAACTTCAGTTAGTGCTCCTTCAGGCCTGTTGACAAATAGCAAAGGTTTGCATGGTAAAAGTACTAAACCTGGGACAAATGATGGTGGAATAGGCTTGAATGGAGTAGTATCTTCTTCTGCTGGTGTGGGTGAAGCTGACCTCTATGATCCTGACCAGCCTCTGTGGAATACTGACCGTCAAGAGACATCAAGCGCTCTTTTAAGGCTCCCTTCCCCTAAGACTAATGACGTTGAGTCCTTATGGGATACTGATACTTCTTATCATCACAGCTTAAGGGTTTCTGATGGCATTGACAGTGAAAGGCCAGGTAAAAACATTACGACGACTGTTGGTTCACAGAGTGCAGCTTCTTCTGTTTGGGGACGAATTGGGACTTCGGgaattaaaatagaaactacagGGGCAAATGATAATGCACATTATGCACTACCTTCCCTGGGTTCTCATGGGAATAAAGCAAAGGAAGAGCCAAGTTTTTCAGGTACTGCTTATCGAGGGAAACTGACTTTTACGGGGGACATTGATCCAAAATCTATGAATTCTTCTGTTACTCCAAAGCGACGAAATGATTATGGGCATAATGGTGGGCGACCATTGCAGAAGGCCTTACGTACGCATTTTGTTAATGGTATTCCTCAAAAAATCAACAAGAGGGAGGCCCTTCTTACACATTTCCAAAAATTTGGGGAGGTTGTTGACATTTATATTCCACTGAATAGTGAAAGAGCTTTTGTTCAGTTCTCTAAAAGAGAAGAGGCAGAGGCTGCTCTGAAGTCACCTGATGCTGTGATGGGCAACCGTTTCATCAAGTTGTGGTGGGCTAATAGGGACAGCATTCCTGATGATGGCATAAACGGTGGCAATACTGTATCAGCAGTTCCCCATGGTGTTACAACTGCTTCTGTTCAATCTCAGCCATCTATTACTGatggagcaaaagaaaatatcccATCTGCACCTCCAAAGGTCAGTATACCTGCATCCGATGTTCCAGTGCCTGCTGCTGTTCACCCTAAACCTGTTGCGGTAAATGGTCCCAAGGCTATCCCTCCTGTGCAAAAGAAGCTAGAAAATTTGGAGGTTTTAAAGGAGCAACTCCGCAAAAAGCAGGAAATGCTGGACGAGAAACGCAATGTTTTCCGCCGCCAGCTGGATAAGCTTGAAAAACAA GCTACAGTCAAGGGTGAAGCAGCTTCTGACCAAGCTATTAAGAGACATAAAGTGGGGACTGCAACTGATATTGCGAAGGCTGCTAGTCCACGTCCCACAAATCCTGGTATTACTGGAGAAAGACCCGGTGCTGAAAATTCAGTGGATAAAAATGTGGGGGAGAATGGTGCATCTCCCAGTTCAAAAACAAGCTCACCCCTGATGTTACAGTCGCCTAAGAATTCCAAGCAGCTAAGTCGCCCATCTGCACCAATAGGGCCTCCCTTTCTGGTGAATAGGTTCAAGTTGGACAACCGCCCTACTGCATTTAAAATTCTTCCGCCTTTACCAGCTGAGTTTGTAAATGCAA TTGAACTAGGTGATTCAGACCCTTGTCCTCGATCGGCTGGTTTGGATCCATGCGCAATTTTTTCTGCTCGTGTAATTTTCACAACGCGTCATGCAGCTGAGAGGGCATTCTTAAATGGTAAATGTTGGCAAGGCCACAGCTTACAGTTTGCGTGGCTGGCTACTTCCAGTAATTTTACCAGTGAGCCAGGTGGCAGAGAAAATTCTCCCATTCCTACTCCCAGGGCCCCCCCAGGAGCTGAAGTTCCTAGTAAGACAGCAGTATCTGGGTTGTCTTCATCAAGTACAGGAAAATCAACAAGTGTTGGTTCGCTGGATGTTCCTGCAGCTGGGGATGGTGAGACTAAGAATTCTGAAGGGATAAAGGGTGGAGCCGAGGGTATGGAAGTGGTAGAAGGTTTCCGGTCCAGTTCTACTCCTGTGTCCTCAAGTGAGACTCATTCGCCTAAAAGTGATGCTTTGATGGTTGAGGAAGGCATAAATGTCAGTTCTATGCATACAG AGCCTTTTAATGCTCAAGGATCCGATACTGTGATTGAGGGAGCATGA